A window of Sphingobacterium sp. SRCM116780 contains these coding sequences:
- a CDS encoding DUF4342 domain-containing protein — translation MSIKETFSINGENLLKKIKELIAEGNVTKISISDKTGKEIMSFPVTVGAIGLIFAPIFAAVGAMAALLTECKITVERKNDQHNDHQDTTDSSQNIEVK, via the coding sequence ATGAGCATAAAAGAAACATTTTCGATTAATGGTGAGAATTTATTAAAAAAAATAAAAGAACTCATTGCAGAAGGTAATGTGACCAAGATTAGCATCTCAGACAAAACAGGGAAAGAAATCATGAGCTTCCCCGTTACCGTTGGTGCTATTGGGCTTATCTTTGCACCTATCTTTGCAGCTGTAGGTGCTATGGCAGCACTTCTAACGGAATGTAAAATAACTGTTGAACGAAAGAATGATCAACACAACGATCATCAGGACACGACAGATTCCTCGCAAAACATTGAAGTAAAATAA
- a CDS encoding YqaE/Pmp3 family membrane protein, with translation MILIAVLLPWLSFFLRGKIFSGLLCLILQCTLIGWLPAAIWAVASRVDGKNKTRFNQIRRNQSY, from the coding sequence ATGATCTTAATAGCAGTATTATTACCATGGTTATCATTCTTTTTAAGAGGTAAGATTTTCTCTGGCCTTTTATGTCTGATATTGCAGTGCACACTAATTGGTTGGCTACCTGCAGCTATCTGGGCTGTAGCATCACGTGTTGATGGTAAAAACAAAACGAGATTTAACCAAATAAGGCGGAACCAATCTTATTAG
- a CDS encoding BamA/TamA family outer membrane protein: MKKNNQFIILVLFLGLFIASCSTTKNLKEGESLYVDGHIDIESDTISKEHKKALSTHLEEVLMPKPNKSILGWRYKLAFNNMAGNDSIQKGFIRKQLKKWGEEPVLLSDVNREYNENLIRNRLENMGFFNAEVKSDTTIEKKEATIHYIATPNLIYKIKSVKFDLDSSIQLGKDILKFQDKSLLKVGKHYSFDDIINERDRIDNELKNIGYYYFSPDYILVQVDSTVGSNKVDMYVTIKPETPAIAKSPSKINNIYIFPNYTGSGSGYQRTPRNAVLYDSTYYFIDPRNTFRKPVIANHIFFKKGDMYNRGSHNKTISHLVNLNSFKFVKNNFVDSKDVKNALDVYYYLTPLPKKSIRVELLGKMASVYNGSEINVNWQLRNAFKGAETLSLNVFGGYETQTGGSVSLNSSYYRYGADLTLSFPRILSPFKISPSRRFIPKTYIKTGFEFLNRMKAYTLRSINLDYGYVWQESEEKQHDLGLIEITYVQPSRISPEYQAQMDTVPTLKHAIEPQFTIGPNYNFTLSNTLNKNLKNTFYFKGNLDLSGNVLGLIKGANYKEGKTFKLLNAYFSQYIKVSGDGRHYMKLSENSQLASRVSLGLSYSYGNSNALPYLKQYYVGGPNSIRAFAARAIGPGTLKPQNIGSDKFYADQTGDIKLELNTEYRAKLAGFVHWAAFIDAGNVWLQNTDDEKPGAKFSKDFLTELAVGGGLGLRFDFSFLILRTDFAIPFRIPYLEKGDRWVFKDIDLGSKAWRKNNLMFNLAIGYPF, from the coding sequence ATGAAAAAAAATAATCAGTTTATAATTTTAGTCCTATTCCTTGGACTTTTCATTGCTTCTTGTTCGACAACTAAGAATTTAAAAGAAGGTGAATCTCTGTATGTTGATGGTCATATTGATATTGAATCAGATACGATATCAAAGGAGCATAAAAAAGCGCTGTCAACACATCTAGAAGAGGTACTCATGCCTAAACCGAATAAATCCATTTTAGGATGGCGCTATAAGTTAGCTTTCAATAATATGGCTGGTAACGATTCGATACAAAAAGGCTTCATCCGTAAGCAACTAAAAAAATGGGGGGAAGAACCTGTTTTGCTAAGTGATGTCAATCGGGAATACAATGAGAACCTTATTCGAAACAGACTTGAAAATATGGGGTTCTTCAATGCAGAAGTTAAATCTGATACGACAATTGAAAAAAAAGAAGCTACAATCCATTATATTGCGACCCCTAATCTCATCTACAAAATTAAGTCTGTAAAATTTGATTTGGATAGCAGTATACAGCTGGGTAAAGATATTCTAAAATTTCAAGACAAATCATTACTTAAAGTTGGGAAACATTATAGTTTTGATGATATCATAAATGAGCGTGATCGGATAGACAATGAATTGAAGAATATCGGTTATTACTATTTTAGCCCAGATTATATATTGGTACAAGTGGATAGTACTGTCGGGAGTAATAAGGTCGATATGTATGTTACCATTAAACCTGAAACACCTGCAATTGCAAAGAGTCCTTCGAAAATCAACAATATTTATATCTTCCCAAATTATACTGGGTCAGGATCAGGCTACCAAAGAACACCTCGAAATGCGGTACTTTATGATAGTACCTATTATTTTATCGATCCAAGGAACACATTTAGGAAACCTGTTATTGCCAATCATATCTTCTTCAAAAAGGGCGATATGTATAATAGGGGCTCTCATAATAAGACAATCAGTCATTTGGTAAATTTGAATAGCTTCAAATTTGTCAAAAATAATTTTGTCGATAGCAAAGATGTCAAAAATGCACTTGATGTCTATTACTATCTTACTCCTCTTCCCAAAAAATCTATTCGTGTAGAGTTATTGGGAAAAATGGCGTCTGTATACAATGGATCTGAGATTAATGTCAATTGGCAGTTGCGTAACGCATTTAAAGGGGCAGAGACTTTGAGTCTGAATGTTTTTGGTGGTTATGAAACACAAACTGGTGGTAGTGTCAGCTTGAACTCTAGCTACTATCGCTATGGGGCGGATCTAACGCTTTCTTTTCCGCGCATCTTATCTCCCTTTAAAATAAGTCCTAGTCGTCGATTTATTCCGAAAACGTATATCAAAACAGGATTTGAGTTTTTAAATAGAATGAAAGCTTACACTTTACGATCGATTAACTTGGATTATGGTTATGTATGGCAAGAATCGGAAGAAAAACAACATGATTTGGGCTTGATAGAAATCACTTATGTACAGCCTAGTCGTATTTCTCCAGAATATCAGGCACAAATGGACACCGTACCGACGCTTAAGCATGCTATTGAGCCCCAATTTACAATTGGTCCGAATTATAACTTTACCTTATCCAATACCTTAAATAAGAATCTAAAAAACACCTTTTATTTTAAAGGTAATTTAGATCTGTCTGGTAATGTATTGGGATTAATTAAAGGTGCTAATTATAAAGAAGGTAAAACATTCAAACTATTAAATGCTTATTTCTCTCAATATATAAAAGTGAGTGGAGATGGAAGACATTACATGAAACTAAGTGAGAATTCACAATTGGCCTCTCGTGTAAGTCTCGGACTAAGCTATTCATACGGAAACTCAAACGCACTTCCATATCTAAAACAATATTATGTAGGTGGTCCTAATAGCATCCGTGCCTTTGCAGCAAGAGCAATAGGACCTGGAACACTTAAACCACAAAACATTGGAAGTGATAAATTCTATGCCGATCAAACAGGTGATATAAAACTGGAACTCAATACAGAATATCGTGCTAAATTAGCAGGTTTTGTACATTGGGCGGCGTTTATTGATGCTGGAAATGTATGGCTCCAAAATACAGATGATGAAAAACCTGGAGCAAAATTCAGTAAAGACTTCTTAACAGAATTAGCCGTTGGTGGAGGATTAGGATTACGGTTTGACTTTAGTTTCCTGATTCTAAGAACAGACTTTGCAATTCCATTCCGCATCCCTTATTTAGAAAAGGGAGATCGATGGGTATTTAAAGATATTGATTTGGGAAGCAAAGCATGGCGAAAAAATAATCTGATGTTCAATTTAGCCATTGGATATCCATTCTAA
- a CDS encoding aspartyl protease family protein, translating into MAIIPLRVLQLQEQGTHILVEVTLFDTVQIMVVDTGASKTVFDKNQLEKMFADHLTLESTDILSTGLGTNSMQSFLINIPVLKIHDWTIKNFKTAVLDLSSINYAYEQMNLSPVIGVIGGDILAPYGAVIDYKKRTLKILKRKLKLK; encoded by the coding sequence ATGGCAATCATACCCTTACGCGTTTTACAATTACAAGAACAAGGCACACACATCTTAGTTGAAGTAACATTATTTGATACGGTTCAAATTATGGTGGTAGATACTGGAGCTTCTAAAACTGTTTTTGATAAAAACCAGTTAGAAAAAATGTTTGCTGATCACTTAACATTAGAAAGTACAGACATACTTTCCACAGGGTTAGGAACGAACAGCATGCAGAGTTTTTTGATCAACATTCCAGTTTTAAAAATACATGATTGGACAATCAAGAACTTTAAAACTGCAGTTTTAGACCTCAGTTCCATCAATTATGCCTATGAGCAGATGAACCTATCTCCTGTCATTGGTGTTATCGGAGGAGATATCTTAGCGCCTTATGGAGCTGTCATCGATTACAAAAAAAGAACACTTAAAATTCTGAAAAGAAAGTTAAAACTTAAATAA
- a CDS encoding translocation/assembly module TamB, with the protein MNKFSRIALKTILWIIGSVIALLLLAIFLIRLPSVQNFIAGKVANYVEGKIGTPFHIGSVNIEFPKKLVLENIYLEDQSKDTLVAGEAIKVDISMMKLLKNTIEIQQLEASGITAKIRRSMPDSSFNFDYIVKAFASPEEDKIKSDTSSAMVFNLDKVLFERFHVVYADDVIGTSADVYLKHFDTQVKKFDLTKNMAFDMPKVNIDGLAAIVTQWNPVKDGAGPSVEDFGITDSTAIATFLLPDIGINTADLKNINVKYEDKSSKLRTRFAIDKLYAEINKVDLNKEIVDIQKISLAGSDAEVLFDKIAQVKKTTTADKKATSSSSTKINWVVSAQDIDINDTKIRYKDDNEPRIKGFDYFNIKIPAVTASMTDLFYSADSISGSLKSLIAKDQSGLEIKNLKGDFIYTNTGAEIKNLYAATPRTLLQDYIKVTYPSIEAVVEKPELLFVNANIKKSHVDMRDIYYFAPFLDTMEVMKPLMDKKFNIDGKVIGKINDLNISHLDFSTLSNTKVLASGRIKGLPNIEKMTLDLNIKRFTSGKSDIEKLVAKSMFPKNLELPNAIGLTGTFKGGMQAFDTDMSLVTEKGTAKVNGNFAMTNRDTTYDAFVSIKDFDIGKILKQDSTLGILSFEANVKGHGLDPKKAMANIDGKLIRLDALGYQYHNIDMNMDANQGDIQAKISSDDPNISFNLAASADMKNKYPKVNFELMVDSVNLKNLHLMEEDFRYHGKLVGNFETADPNYLNGEAHISNSSIAYNNDRYTLDSISFIAKSDTSSNLLMVKSSFLNAHLIGKYKIMELGSAVQDIVHAYYQPGAPITIPKYEDQQFEFSAQLTRTKFIKDFLPDLTEMKDITLDGMFNSKSKLIQAKLNAPKIVYAGTDINSVSLDLTTVDSTMYYSALINKIKVSNIELINTVFSGKVVKNNMDFGLWIKDKKDKEQYHLGANMKVDQGNFLFSLMENGLMLNYDKWDVDSTNVLSFGKSGMQAKNFRLENKGQLLEIKSQDSVLNSPIDLLFKNFRIETLSKMVAADNMNLGGGINGQATISRLESNPVFVSDIVIEKFYLGKDTVGNINIKVNNEKENTYAANVSITENGNNVSLIGEFISPPKGKATFDAVLNIAPLQMKTVQAFSLGYLKESKGEVQGELKISGTTDRPIINGDLNFNAAEFNVAMLNAAFFIDDEKIRFTDKGISLSDFDVKDKKGNIGTLNGAINTSNYIDYGFNLDLKTNNFEVVNSTRQDNDLFFGKMYVSSDLKIRGTLDKPVVDGNIKVQDKTDFVFIMPNDNPGMVERKGVVEFVDKSDTTQANIFAQLDSLTTTKLTGLDVTLNLQTDKNAKFKIILDEGSQDALNIQGEAELNAGIDPSNKMTMSGTYTVDKGSYSFSFGPVKREFTFKEGSTITWAGDPLDARMDITAVYKVKAPTLELVQTQLGSENSNLYKQRVPFNVNLLITEQLFQPKLGFDIDLDENNAIVSQDVVSKVNNGLAQLREDPSEMNKQVFSLIVLGRFLASNPFESLSGGGGVESMARNSVSSLLTSQLNRLASDLIKGVELDFDLQSAEDYTTGVGQTRTDLNIGVSKMLFNDRLKITIGSNFEVEGNSRPGEQAANIAGDISLDYQLSVDGRYFARVYRKNQYQVTLQGQYVETGIGFIINMNYNKFKEIWMNSKQLTEYNTNSRGFRKRFNVERMETDSVYRDSVRYVIRDSIMRHDPKKYKERYLSQPKKESIQKTNTNNKTDSTKQKVDTIGEKVIRNEEKENNEKK; encoded by the coding sequence TTGAATAAATTTAGCCGTATCGCACTAAAGACTATATTATGGATCATTGGGTCTGTAATTGCGCTCTTACTTCTAGCTATATTTTTGATCCGACTTCCTTCTGTGCAAAATTTCATAGCTGGAAAAGTTGCAAATTACGTTGAGGGCAAAATTGGAACTCCTTTTCATATCGGAAGTGTTAACATCGAATTTCCCAAAAAACTTGTTTTAGAAAACATCTATTTAGAAGATCAATCTAAGGATACATTGGTTGCTGGTGAGGCCATCAAAGTTGATATCAGTATGATGAAGCTTCTGAAAAATACAATTGAAATTCAACAATTGGAAGCTTCTGGTATTACGGCAAAAATCCGTCGATCGATGCCTGACAGTAGTTTCAATTTTGATTATATCGTCAAAGCTTTCGCTAGTCCAGAAGAAGACAAAATAAAATCCGATACTTCGTCAGCAATGGTTTTCAACCTTGATAAGGTATTATTTGAACGCTTTCATGTTGTTTATGCAGATGATGTAATCGGTACAAGTGCTGATGTTTACTTAAAGCATTTTGATACTCAGGTCAAAAAATTTGATTTGACTAAAAATATGGCATTTGATATGCCAAAAGTTAATATTGATGGCCTTGCTGCTATCGTCACCCAATGGAACCCTGTCAAAGATGGTGCTGGACCAAGTGTTGAAGATTTTGGGATTACAGATTCTACAGCTATTGCAACTTTTCTGCTCCCTGATATTGGAATCAATACTGCTGACCTTAAAAATATCAATGTCAAATACGAAGACAAATCATCCAAACTCCGGACACGATTTGCTATTGATAAATTATATGCTGAAATCAACAAAGTGGATCTCAATAAAGAAATTGTTGACATTCAAAAAATAAGTTTAGCTGGATCAGATGCAGAGGTATTATTCGATAAAATCGCGCAGGTAAAGAAAACTACAACTGCGGATAAAAAAGCAACTAGCTCAAGTTCAACTAAAATAAACTGGGTTGTATCCGCGCAAGATATCGACATCAATGACACTAAAATCAGGTATAAAGATGATAATGAGCCTCGAATAAAAGGATTCGATTATTTTAATATTAAAATTCCTGCTGTCACTGCTTCAATGACTGATTTATTCTATAGTGCTGATTCCATTAGTGGATCGTTGAAATCTTTGATTGCGAAAGATCAATCGGGTTTAGAAATCAAAAATCTGAAAGGTGATTTCATCTATACGAACACAGGTGCAGAAATCAAAAATTTATATGCCGCAACTCCAAGAACGTTATTACAAGATTATATCAAAGTTACTTATCCATCAATTGAAGCAGTTGTAGAAAAACCAGAACTTCTTTTTGTAAATGCCAATATCAAAAAAAGTCATGTCGACATGCGTGATATCTATTACTTTGCTCCTTTCTTAGATACAATGGAGGTGATGAAGCCATTAATGGACAAAAAATTCAATATTGACGGAAAAGTAATTGGAAAAATCAATGATCTGAATATTTCGCATTTGGATTTTAGCACCTTATCAAACACGAAAGTGCTTGCTAGTGGTCGCATAAAAGGACTTCCTAATATAGAGAAGATGACTTTAGATTTGAATATCAAAAGATTTACCTCAGGTAAGTCTGATATTGAAAAGTTAGTGGCAAAGTCAATGTTTCCTAAAAATTTAGAGCTACCTAACGCGATTGGTTTAACGGGAACATTTAAGGGGGGGATGCAAGCATTCGATACGGATATGTCCTTAGTAACAGAGAAAGGTACGGCAAAAGTAAACGGTAATTTTGCCATGACAAACCGTGATACGACTTATGATGCTTTTGTTTCCATCAAAGACTTCGATATTGGAAAAATCTTAAAACAAGATTCAACATTAGGAATATTATCCTTTGAAGCCAATGTTAAAGGCCATGGACTTGATCCTAAAAAAGCAATGGCCAATATTGACGGGAAATTGATCCGATTAGATGCACTTGGTTATCAATATCATAATATTGACATGAATATGGATGCTAATCAGGGCGATATCCAAGCCAAGATCAGCAGTGATGATCCAAATATTAGTTTCAATTTAGCTGCTTCTGCCGATATGAAGAATAAGTATCCAAAAGTCAATTTTGAACTGATGGTCGATAGTGTCAATCTCAAAAATTTACACTTGATGGAGGAAGATTTTCGCTACCATGGAAAATTAGTCGGAAATTTTGAAACTGCTGATCCCAATTATTTAAATGGAGAGGCACATATCAGCAATTCGTCCATTGCCTATAATAATGATCGTTATACATTGGATAGTATATCATTTATTGCCAAATCAGATACCAGCTCAAACCTCTTAATGGTTAAATCGTCATTTCTAAATGCCCATTTAATTGGAAAATATAAAATAATGGAATTAGGTTCTGCTGTTCAAGATATTGTACATGCTTATTATCAACCTGGTGCACCGATAACCATTCCAAAATACGAGGATCAACAATTTGAGTTTTCTGCACAATTAACAAGAACAAAGTTTATCAAAGACTTCTTACCAGATCTAACGGAGATGAAAGATATCACGCTGGACGGTATGTTTAATAGTAAAAGCAAATTGATTCAAGCGAAACTTAATGCTCCTAAAATTGTCTATGCAGGAACGGATATCAACAGTGTATCTCTCGATTTAACAACAGTAGATAGCACCATGTATTACTCTGCTTTAATCAATAAAATCAAAGTGAGTAATATCGAATTAATCAACACCGTATTCAGTGGTAAGGTTGTTAAAAACAATATGGATTTTGGTCTGTGGATTAAGGATAAAAAAGATAAAGAACAGTATCATTTGGGGGCTAATATGAAAGTGGATCAAGGTAACTTTCTATTTAGCTTAATGGAGAATGGATTAATGTTAAATTATGATAAATGGGATGTAGATAGTACAAATGTCCTTTCGTTTGGTAAATCTGGTATGCAAGCAAAAAATTTCAGGCTGGAAAATAAAGGGCAATTGCTAGAAATAAAATCGCAAGATAGTGTCTTGAACTCTCCTATTGACTTACTTTTTAAAAATTTTAGAATTGAAACCTTAAGTAAAATGGTTGCTGCAGATAACATGAATTTAGGGGGTGGAATTAATGGACAAGCAACCATTTCACGTTTGGAAAGTAATCCAGTATTTGTATCCGATATTGTTATTGAAAAATTCTATTTAGGAAAAGATACTGTCGGGAATATCAATATTAAGGTAAACAATGAAAAGGAGAATACCTATGCTGCTAATGTTAGTATTACCGAAAATGGCAATAATGTTAGTTTAATTGGGGAATTTATCAGCCCTCCAAAAGGAAAAGCTACTTTTGATGCTGTTTTAAATATTGCTCCTTTACAAATGAAAACAGTGCAAGCTTTTAGTTTAGGTTATTTAAAAGAATCAAAAGGAGAAGTACAGGGTGAATTAAAAATATCTGGTACTACTGACAGACCTATTATTAATGGGGATCTGAATTTCAATGCCGCAGAATTTAATGTTGCTATGTTGAATGCTGCATTTTTTATTGATGATGAAAAAATAAGATTTACAGATAAGGGAATTTCCTTGTCAGATTTCGACGTTAAGGACAAGAAAGGTAATATTGGTACATTGAATGGTGCCATTAATACGTCCAATTATATAGATTATGGCTTTAATTTAGACCTTAAAACGAATAATTTTGAAGTTGTTAATTCAACGCGTCAAGACAATGACCTATTCTTTGGAAAGATGTACGTGTCTTCAGATCTAAAAATTCGTGGTACATTGGATAAACCTGTTGTTGATGGGAATATTAAAGTGCAAGATAAAACAGATTTTGTTTTCATCATGCCAAACGATAATCCAGGGATGGTTGAACGAAAAGGTGTGGTGGAATTTGTTGATAAAAGTGATACCACCCAAGCAAATATATTTGCGCAACTGGATTCATTAACAACAACAAAATTGACAGGTCTAGATGTGACTCTTAATCTCCAAACGGACAAAAATGCGAAATTTAAAATTATCTTAGACGAAGGATCTCAGGATGCTTTAAATATCCAAGGGGAAGCAGAATTAAATGCTGGTATAGATCCTAGTAATAAAATGACGATGTCAGGAACTTATACTGTTGATAAAGGGAGCTATTCCTTCTCGTTTGGTCCTGTAAAACGTGAATTTACATTCAAAGAAGGTAGTACAATTACCTGGGCAGGAGATCCTTTGGATGCAAGGATGGATATTACTGCCGTCTATAAAGTGAAAGCACCTACCCTAGAGTTGGTACAAACACAATTAGGATCTGAAAACTCAAATCTATACAAACAACGTGTTCCTTTTAATGTTAATTTATTGATTACAGAACAACTTTTTCAACCTAAATTAGGTTTTGATATTGATCTGGATGAGAATAATGCAATTGTTTCTCAAGATGTAGTCAGTAAAGTCAATAATGGATTAGCACAATTGCGAGAAGATCCATCAGAAATGAATAAACAAGTCTTTTCTTTGATTGTATTGGGACGGTTTTTAGCTTCAAATCCATTTGAAAGTTTATCTGGTGGTGGTGGTGTTGAATCGATGGCTCGTAACAGTGTGAGTTCGTTATTAACCTCTCAACTGAATCGATTAGCATCAGATTTGATTAAAGGTGTGGAATTAGATTTTGATCTTCAATCTGCTGAGGATTATACCACGGGGGTAGGACAAACACGTACTGATTTAAACATCGGGGTTTCAAAAATGTTATTCAATGATCGATTGAAAATTACCATTGGTTCTAATTTTGAAGTTGAAGGAAATTCGAGACCTGGTGAACAAGCGGCAAATATTGCGGGTGATATTAGTTTGGATTATCAGTTATCTGTTGATGGCCGTTATTTTGCACGTGTCTACCGTAAAAATCAATATCAAGTTACCTTGCAGGGACAATATGTGGAAACAGGTATCGGATTTATCATTAATATGAATTATAACAAATTCAAAGAAATTTGGATGAATTCAAAACAGTTGACAGAGTATAATACAAATAGCAGGGGTTTTAGAAAACGTTTTAATGTTGAACGTATGGAGACCGACTCGGTTTATCGTGATAGTGTACGTTATGTTATTCGCGATAGTATTATGCGTCATGATCCTAAAAAATATAAAGAACGTTATTTGAGTCAACCGAAAAAGGAGAGCATACAAAAAACGAATACAAACAATAAAACAGACTCTACTAAGCAAAAAGTAGATACTATCGGAGAAAAAGTGATTAGAAATGAAGAAAAGGAGAATAATGAAAAAAAATAA
- a CDS encoding malate dehydrogenase → MKVTIVGAGAVGATTADNLIRRNVAEEIILLDIKEGFAEGKAQDMSQTAALLGFESKIKGVTNDYSVTAGSTVAVITSGIPRKPGMTREELIGTNANIVKTVVDNLVKYSPEIIIVIVSNPMDTMTYLTLKTSGLPKNRIIGMGGTLDSARFKYQLSQKLNASPSDMDAIVIGGHGDTTMIPLINHATWNSIPVTQFLTEQEQDEIVQKTMVGGATLTSLIGTSAWYAPGAATAAVVESIVRDQNKLFTASVFLDGEYGLSDINIGVPVIINKNGWDKIVPLKLSDEEKQKLYKSADAVRIMNNVLKEINVL, encoded by the coding sequence ATGAAAGTTACAATCGTTGGTGCAGGAGCAGTTGGAGCTACAACTGCAGATAATTTAATTAGAAGAAATGTTGCTGAAGAAATTATTCTTTTGGATATCAAAGAAGGCTTTGCTGAAGGCAAAGCACAAGATATGTCTCAAACGGCCGCCTTGTTAGGATTTGAATCTAAAATTAAAGGGGTAACGAATGATTACAGTGTTACGGCAGGATCAACAGTAGCCGTTATCACTTCAGGAATACCAAGAAAACCTGGAATGACAAGAGAAGAATTGATCGGAACGAATGCAAATATTGTTAAAACAGTCGTCGACAATTTAGTGAAATATTCACCTGAAATTATTATTGTCATTGTCTCCAATCCTATGGATACGATGACTTATTTGACGTTAAAAACTTCGGGACTTCCAAAAAATAGAATCATCGGGATGGGTGGAACATTGGATTCTGCTCGATTTAAATATCAATTGAGTCAAAAACTAAATGCCTCTCCTAGTGATATGGACGCTATTGTTATCGGTGGTCATGGTGATACAACCATGATTCCCCTTATTAACCATGCAACATGGAACAGTATTCCTGTTACGCAGTTTTTAACGGAGCAGGAACAAGATGAAATTGTACAGAAAACAATGGTTGGTGGGGCTACATTGACTTCTTTAATCGGTACTTCAGCTTGGTATGCTCCAGGGGCTGCTACAGCAGCAGTGGTTGAGAGTATTGTGCGTGATCAAAATAAATTATTCACTGCAAGTGTATTTTTAGATGGTGAATATGGTTTATCTGATATCAATATTGGTGTTCCTGTTATCATTAATAAAAATGGATGGGATAAAATTGTACCTTTGAAATTATCTGATGAGGAAAAGCAAAAATTATACAAAAGTGCTGATGCTGTCAGAATCATGAATAACGTATTAAAAGAAATTAACGTTTTATAA
- a CDS encoding Dabb family protein, which yields MERKKFLKSLAIVSTTGTVLQSCTNTDQKNKTEDSLQVGFIFHSVYFWLKDGITEEEEHDFLNFFEILKKISGIVSFHTGKPAATNPRPVVDNSFSYHIMLVFTDLEAITSYEKHPDHLAAIEKYSKYWKKVEVKDTLIR from the coding sequence ATGGAAAGAAAGAAATTTTTAAAATCATTAGCCATTGTAAGTACTACAGGAACTGTCCTGCAATCGTGTACGAATACGGATCAAAAGAATAAAACAGAAGATTCTTTACAAGTAGGATTTATCTTTCATAGCGTTTATTTCTGGTTGAAAGATGGTATTACAGAAGAAGAGGAACATGATTTTTTAAACTTTTTTGAAATTCTAAAAAAAATATCGGGTATCGTATCTTTCCATACAGGTAAACCTGCAGCGACCAATCCAAGGCCAGTTGTTGACAATTCGTTCTCTTATCATATTATGCTTGTTTTTACTGATCTTGAAGCAATAACGAGCTACGAAAAACACCCTGATCACCTAGCTGCAATAGAAAAATACAGCAAGTATTGGAAGAAAGTAGAAGTAAAAGATACACTTATCCGTTAA
- a CDS encoding helix-turn-helix domain-containing protein — translation MAVENILKELHIHYSELQLGIVTLDTALKPDQRKLLQEKLQNIGFQLIDDKNTRIIEKIKLLIIAYVRQPYNFLNKNLSDILTDNLHVEYSSLSALFSSITAISIEKYTIYQKIEYIKELLIYDELSLAEIADKLNYSSAAYLSNQFKKNTGLTPTQFKNLKNPTALRHTLDQIQ, via the coding sequence ATGGCCGTAGAAAATATACTTAAAGAGTTGCATATCCACTATAGTGAACTGCAATTAGGAATTGTTACTTTAGACACAGCATTAAAACCCGATCAAAGGAAGTTGTTACAAGAAAAGCTTCAAAACATAGGTTTTCAGTTGATCGATGATAAAAACACACGTATTATCGAAAAAATAAAGTTATTAATTATCGCCTACGTACGTCAACCCTACAATTTTTTGAATAAAAATCTATCCGATATTTTAACAGATAATTTGCATGTTGAATATAGCTCCTTAAGTGCTTTATTCTCCTCTATTACCGCTATTAGCATTGAAAAGTATACCATTTATCAAAAAATTGAATACATCAAAGAATTATTAATTTATGATGAGCTTTCTCTTGCAGAAATTGCAGATAAGCTAAATTACTCCAGTGCTGCTTATTTAAGCAATCAGTTTAAAAAGAATACAGGTCTAACACCTACGCAATTCAAAAATTTAAAAAATCCAACAGCACTTCGTCATACATTGGATCAGATTCAATAA